The Saccopteryx leptura isolate mSacLep1 chromosome 2, mSacLep1_pri_phased_curated, whole genome shotgun sequence genome has a window encoding:
- the LOC136393494 gene encoding late cornified envelope protein 3C-like, protein MSCQQNQQQCQPPPKCPVPKCPPKSPAQCSPPAPSGCALSSGGHCGSSSEGGCCLSHHRHRRSHRCGRRSSDSCDSGSGQHSGGSGCGHSSGGCC, encoded by the coding sequence AtgtcctgccagcagaaccagcaGCAGTGCCAGCCCCCTCCCAAGTGCCCCGTCCCCAAGTGCCCCCCAAAGAGCCCAGCACAGTGCTCACCGCCAGCCCCGTCTGGCTGTGCTCTGAGCTCGGGGGGCCACTGTGGCTCCAGCTCCGAGGGCGGCTGCtgcctgagccaccacaggcacCGCAGGTCCCACCGCTGTGGGCGCCGGAGCTCGGACTCCTGTGACAGTGGCAGTGGTCAGCATTCTGGGGGCTCCGGCTGTGGCCACAGCTCTGGGGGCTGCTGCTGA